From a region of the Actinomadura luzonensis genome:
- the disA gene encoding DNA integrity scanning diadenylate cyclase DisA: protein MDRSLDDRRREALAAVAPGTPLRDGLERILRGQTGGLIVLGYNDGVETLCSGGFQLDVDFSATRLRELAKMDGAIVISDDDKIVRAAVHLVPDPSIPTDESGTRHRTAQRVARQTGLPIIAISKSMRIIALYLDGIRYVLEESAAILSKANQALATLERYKHRLDEVSGTLSALEIEDLVTVRDVAAVAQRLEMVRRISDEIKGYVVELGTDGRLLSLQLDELVAGVDSERELVVRDYLPAPSGRRHKRLPEAMHDLDQLSGADLLDLSAVAHVLGHHGADKLDSPVSPRGFRLLAKVPRLPATVVERLVNHFGGLQKLLAASIDDLQAVGGVGESRARSVREGLSRLAESSILERYV from the coding sequence GTGGATAGGAGTCTGGACGACCGCCGGCGCGAAGCTCTGGCGGCGGTGGCGCCGGGCACGCCCCTGCGCGACGGCCTGGAGCGCATCCTGCGCGGGCAGACCGGCGGGCTGATCGTGCTCGGCTACAACGACGGCGTCGAGACGCTCTGCAGCGGCGGCTTCCAGCTCGACGTCGACTTCTCGGCGACCCGGCTGCGCGAGCTGGCCAAGATGGACGGCGCCATCGTCATCAGCGACGACGACAAGATCGTACGGGCCGCCGTGCACCTCGTGCCCGACCCGTCCATCCCCACCGACGAGTCCGGCACCCGCCACCGCACCGCCCAGCGCGTCGCCCGCCAGACCGGCCTGCCCATCATCGCGATCAGCAAGTCGATGCGGATCATCGCCCTCTACCTCGACGGCATCCGCTACGTGCTGGAGGAGTCGGCGGCCATCCTGTCCAAGGCCAACCAGGCCCTCGCCACGCTCGAACGCTACAAGCACCGCCTCGACGAGGTCTCCGGCACGCTGTCGGCCCTGGAGATCGAGGACCTCGTCACCGTCCGCGACGTGGCCGCCGTCGCCCAGCGGCTGGAGATGGTGCGCCGCATCTCCGACGAGATCAAGGGCTACGTGGTCGAGCTGGGCACCGACGGGCGGCTGCTGTCGCTGCAGCTCGACGAGCTGGTGGCCGGGGTCGACTCCGAGCGCGAGCTGGTGGTGCGCGACTACCTGCCCGCGCCCTCCGGGCGGCGGCACAAGCGGCTGCCGGAGGCCATGCACGACCTCGACCAGCTCTCCGGCGCCGACCTGCTCGACCTGTCGGCGGTCGCGCACGTCCTCGGCCACCACGGGGCCGACAAGCTCGACAGCCCGGTCAGCCCGCGCGGCTTCCGGCTGCTCGCCAAGGTGCCCCGGCTGCCCGCCACCGTCGTCGAGCGGCTGGTCAACCACTTCGGCGGGCTGCAGAAGCTGCTCGCGGCCAGCATCGACGACCTGCAGGCGGTGGGCGGGGTCGGCGAGTCCCGGGCGCGCAGCGTCCGCGAGGGCCTGTCCCGCCTCGCCGAGTCCTCCATCCTCGAACGCTACGTCTGA
- a CDS encoding A/G-specific adenine glycosylase, giving the protein MLQQTPVVRVLPVWHEWMERWPTPKDLAAEQPGEAVRHWGRLGYPRRALRLHACARAITDEHGGEVPADHATLLALPGIGEYTAAAVASFAYGGRHAVLDTNVRRVFARAVRAEEYPPTATSAAERRLAESLLPELGAARWGVAVMELGALVCTARAPRCADCPLAQVCAWRLAGKPPHAGPARKGQTYAGSDRQCRGRLLAVLRAAHGPVPKAALDVVWDDAVQRERALDGLVADGLAEALDDDTYRLPHA; this is encoded by the coding sequence ATGCTGCAGCAGACCCCGGTCGTCCGCGTCCTGCCGGTGTGGCACGAGTGGATGGAACGCTGGCCCACCCCCAAGGACCTCGCGGCCGAGCAGCCCGGCGAGGCGGTGCGCCACTGGGGCCGGCTCGGCTACCCGAGGCGGGCGCTGCGCCTGCACGCCTGCGCCCGCGCGATCACCGACGAGCACGGCGGCGAGGTGCCCGCCGACCACGCCACGCTGCTGGCCCTGCCGGGCATCGGCGAGTACACCGCCGCCGCGGTCGCCAGCTTCGCCTACGGCGGCCGGCACGCGGTGCTGGACACCAACGTGCGCCGGGTGTTCGCCAGGGCGGTGCGCGCCGAGGAGTACCCGCCGACAGCCACCTCGGCGGCCGAGCGGCGGCTGGCGGAGTCGCTGCTGCCCGAGCTGGGCGCGGCCCGCTGGGGGGTGGCGGTGATGGAGCTGGGGGCGCTGGTCTGCACGGCCCGCGCGCCACGCTGCGCCGACTGCCCGCTCGCCCAGGTGTGCGCCTGGCGGCTCGCCGGCAAGCCGCCGCACGCCGGGCCCGCGCGCAAGGGCCAGACGTACGCGGGCAGCGACCGGCAGTGCCGCGGCCGCCTGCTGGCGGTGCTGCGCGCCGCCCACGGGCCGGTGCCGAAGGCGGCGCTGGACGTGGTGTGGGACGACGCGGTCCAGCGCGAACGCGCCCTGGACGGCCTCGTCGCCGACGGCCTCGCCGAAGCCCTCGACGACGACACCTACCGCCTCCCCCACGCCTGA
- a CDS encoding cupin domain-containing protein produces the protein MPVVLNAECRRTETPNGVMTTLASPTQGQAEQAVWRVDARPGMVGPVHAFDAEVLWTWLDGAAVVELGGERHEVAAGDTMVLPADVSRRMLADPERGFVSIVTAPAGTKVYNPDGAAAPDACDLAPKGTERLVPLWAR, from the coding sequence ATGCCTGTTGTGCTGAATGCCGAGTGCCGCCGCACCGAGACGCCCAACGGCGTCATGACCACGCTCGCCTCCCCGACGCAGGGACAGGCCGAGCAGGCCGTGTGGCGGGTGGACGCCAGGCCCGGGATGGTCGGGCCGGTGCACGCCTTCGACGCCGAGGTGTTGTGGACGTGGCTCGACGGGGCCGCGGTGGTCGAGCTGGGCGGGGAACGCCACGAGGTGGCGGCCGGTGACACGATGGTGTTGCCGGCGGACGTGAGCCGGCGCATGCTCGCCGACCCGGAGCGCGGCTTCGTCTCCATCGTGACCGCGCCCGCCGGGACGAAGGTCTACAACCCGGACGGCGCCGCGGCTCCGGACGCCTGCGACCTGGCCCCCAAGGGCACCGAACGCCTGGTGCCCCTCTGGGCCCGCTGA
- a CDS encoding cupin domain-containing protein: MTVIRAADARRSETPGGVMTTFASPTQGAAARSMWRVEARPRAVGPLHDFDAEQVWSWLDGTATVELGEESFSVAAGDTVVMPARTPRRVTAGPDTGYTAVVTARAGARALSADGSDDYGTPPWIA; the protein is encoded by the coding sequence ATGACCGTCATTCGCGCCGCCGACGCGCGGCGTTCCGAGACACCGGGCGGGGTCATGACGACCTTCGCCTCGCCCACGCAAGGCGCGGCCGCCCGGTCGATGTGGCGCGTGGAGGCCAGGCCCCGCGCGGTCGGGCCGCTGCACGACTTCGACGCCGAGCAGGTGTGGAGCTGGCTCGACGGGACGGCGACCGTCGAACTCGGCGAGGAGAGCTTCAGCGTGGCGGCGGGCGACACCGTCGTCATGCCGGCCCGCACGCCGCGCCGGGTCACCGCCGGGCCGGACACCGGCTACACCGCCGTCGTCACCGCCCGCGCCGGCGCCAGGGCGCTGTCCGCCGACGGATCCGACGACTACGGCACCCCGCCGTGGATCGCGTGA
- a CDS encoding MarR family winged helix-turn-helix transcriptional regulator: MSSDAPAPGFELPLRLLLAFRALIDELHAELARQGHPDLRPMHGFVMQAIGPGGTTAVELGRVLGVSKQAAGKTIEALERVGYVQRATDPRDTRRKVVRLTPYGMDALRRSAVVFDALRARWAAELGEERLRELESDLRKMTPANPWRLDMPGWFGSL; the protein is encoded by the coding sequence GTGTCAAGCGACGCCCCCGCCCCCGGTTTCGAGCTGCCGCTGCGGCTGCTGCTGGCGTTCCGGGCGCTCATCGACGAGTTGCACGCCGAGCTGGCCCGGCAGGGTCATCCCGACCTGCGGCCCATGCACGGCTTCGTCATGCAGGCCATCGGCCCGGGCGGCACCACGGCGGTCGAGCTGGGCCGGGTGCTCGGCGTGTCCAAACAGGCGGCCGGCAAGACGATCGAGGCGCTGGAGCGCGTCGGGTACGTGCAGCGCGCCACCGACCCGCGTGACACGCGGCGCAAGGTCGTGCGGCTGACGCCGTACGGGATGGACGCGCTGCGCCGCTCGGCCGTCGTCTTCGACGCCCTGCGCGCCCGCTGGGCCGCCGAGCTGGGCGAGGAGCGGCTGCGCGAGCTGGAGTCCGACCTGCGGAAGATGACGCCGGCCAACCCGTGGCGGCTGGACATGCCCGGCTGGTTCGGCTCCCTGTAG
- a CDS encoding sugar phosphate isomerase/epimerase family protein yields MRLRHDDGTLVHLAYNAGVHPAEDLENLIAHLTRYAVPVRKRLGVERMGIGLWLSPSVADHLTADRIELVRLRRSLEERGLEVVSLNGTGGRNQEVPGPDWAKPERYRYTMALARILAFLLPEDVRFGSISTIPIGWRRDWPADLHTIATRRLERLARELRGIYSVTGKTIRVGFEPWPGCVLETTEQALERVGGIDSEHLGVCLDACHLACGDEEPGAALKGLAEAGAPVVKLGHVHNHSGQTPSTGAVLHDTLTAMLSGAVSGSAHIEVETHNLFVPGRAKGPGALVSMLAEELDWARSNLTGLGLQLAA; encoded by the coding sequence ATGCGCCTGCGTCACGATGACGGAACGCTCGTTCACCTCGCCTACAACGCAGGCGTCCACCCCGCCGAGGACCTGGAGAACCTGATCGCCCACCTCACCCGCTACGCCGTGCCCGTGCGCAAGCGGCTCGGGGTCGAGCGGATGGGCATCGGCCTGTGGCTGTCGCCGAGCGTGGCCGACCACCTCACGGCCGACCGCATCGAGCTCGTCCGGCTGCGCCGCTCCCTGGAGGAGCGCGGTCTGGAGGTCGTCAGCCTCAACGGCACCGGCGGCCGCAACCAGGAGGTGCCCGGCCCCGACTGGGCCAAGCCCGAACGCTACCGCTACACCATGGCGCTGGCCCGCATCCTCGCCTTCCTGCTGCCCGAGGACGTGCGCTTCGGCAGCATCTCCACGATCCCGATCGGCTGGCGCCGCGACTGGCCCGCCGACCTGCACACCATCGCCACCCGCCGCCTGGAGCGGCTGGCCCGCGAGCTGCGCGGCATCTACAGCGTCACCGGCAAGACGATCAGGGTCGGCTTCGAGCCGTGGCCCGGCTGTGTCCTGGAGACCACCGAGCAGGCGCTGGAGCGGGTCGGCGGCATCGACTCCGAGCACCTCGGCGTCTGCCTGGACGCCTGCCACCTCGCCTGCGGGGACGAGGAGCCGGGCGCCGCACTCAAGGGCCTGGCCGAGGCGGGCGCGCCGGTCGTCAAGCTGGGCCACGTCCACAACCACAGCGGGCAGACGCCCAGCACCGGGGCGGTGCTGCACGACACGCTGACGGCGATGTTGTCGGGGGCGGTCAGCGGGAGCGCGCACATCGAGGTCGAGACGCACAACCTGTTCGTGCCCGGCCGCGCCAAGGGGCCCGGGGCGCTGGTGTCGATGCTGGCGGAGGAGCTGGACTGGGCCCGCAGCAACCTGACCGGCCTGGGTCTCCAACTGGCCGCCTGA
- a CDS encoding ATP-dependent Clp protease ATP-binding subunit: protein MFERFTDRARRVVVLAQEEARMLNHNYIGTEHILLGLIHEGEGVAAKALESLGISLEGVRQQVEEIIGQGQSAPSGHIPFTPRAKKVLELSLREALQLGHNYIGTEHILLGLIREGEGVAAQVLVKLGADLNRVRQQVIQLLHGYQGKEPAAAGGPQESAPSTSLVLDQFGRNLTQAAREGKLDPVIGREKEIERVMQVLSRRTKNNPVLIGEPGVGKTAVVEGLSQKIVRGEVPETLKDKQLYTLDLGALVAGSRYRGDFEERLKKVLKEIRTRGDIILFIDELHTLVGAGAAEGAIDAASILKPMLARGELQTIGATTLDEYRKYLEKDAALERRFQPIQVAEPSLSHTIEILKGLRDRYEAHHRVSITDDALVAAAQLADRYISDRYLPDKAIDLIDEAGSRMRIRRMTAPPDLREYDEKIANVRRDKESAIDAQDFEKAAALRDQEKQLQLKRERREKEWKAGDMDVVAEVTQELIAEVLATATGIPVFKLTEEESQRLLRMEDELHKRIIGQDDAIKGLSRSIRRTRAGLKDPRRPGGSFIFAGPSGVGKTELSKALAEFLFGDEDALISLDMSEFMEKHTVSRLFGSPPGYVGYEEGGQLTEKVRRKPFSVVLFDEIEKAHPDIFNSLLQILEDGRLTDAQGRVVDFKNTVIIMTTNLGTRDISKGIGVGFAKSNDTESNYERMKAKVQEELKQHFRPEFLNRVDDIVVFHQLTPVEIIQIVDLMLAQVDARLKDRDMGLDVSPEAKQLLADRGYDPVMGARPLRRTIQRELEDSLSEKILYGELRPGQVVKVTIEGEGDEAKFIFKGESSSKVPDSAAAIAAPIQH from the coding sequence ATGTTCGAGAGGTTCACCGACCGAGCGAGGCGTGTTGTCGTCTTGGCCCAGGAAGAGGCCAGGATGCTCAACCACAACTACATCGGCACTGAGCACATTCTTCTTGGCTTGATCCACGAAGGTGAGGGCGTTGCCGCCAAGGCTCTGGAGAGCCTGGGCATCAGCCTTGAGGGTGTGCGCCAGCAGGTCGAGGAGATCATCGGCCAGGGCCAGTCGGCTCCGTCGGGGCACATTCCCTTCACCCCGCGGGCCAAGAAGGTCCTCGAGCTGTCGCTCCGTGAGGCTCTGCAGCTGGGCCACAACTACATCGGCACCGAGCACATCCTGCTCGGGCTCATCCGCGAGGGTGAGGGTGTGGCGGCCCAGGTGCTGGTCAAGCTTGGAGCTGATCTCAACCGCGTCCGGCAGCAGGTGATCCAGCTGCTGCACGGTTACCAGGGCAAGGAGCCGGCCGCCGCGGGCGGCCCCCAGGAGTCGGCCCCGTCCACGTCCCTGGTGCTCGACCAGTTCGGCCGCAACCTGACCCAGGCGGCCCGCGAGGGCAAGCTGGATCCGGTCATCGGCCGTGAGAAGGAGATCGAGCGGGTCATGCAGGTCCTCTCCCGGAGGACCAAGAACAACCCCGTTCTCATCGGCGAGCCCGGCGTCGGCAAGACCGCCGTCGTCGAGGGCCTGTCGCAGAAGATCGTCAGGGGCGAGGTGCCCGAGACGCTGAAGGACAAGCAGCTCTACACGCTTGACCTCGGCGCCCTGGTCGCCGGCTCCCGCTACCGCGGTGACTTCGAGGAGCGCCTGAAGAAGGTGCTCAAGGAGATCCGCACGCGCGGCGACATCATCCTGTTCATCGACGAGCTGCACACGCTCGTGGGTGCGGGCGCCGCCGAGGGCGCGATCGACGCGGCCAGCATCCTCAAGCCCATGCTGGCCCGCGGCGAGCTGCAGACGATCGGCGCGACCACGCTCGACGAGTACCGCAAGTACCTCGAGAAGGACGCCGCGCTGGAGCGCCGCTTCCAGCCGATCCAGGTGGCCGAGCCCTCGCTCAGCCACACGATCGAGATCCTCAAGGGTCTGCGCGACCGCTACGAGGCGCACCACCGCGTGTCCATCACCGACGACGCGCTGGTGGCCGCGGCCCAGCTCGCCGACCGCTACATCAGCGACCGCTACCTTCCCGACAAGGCGATCGACCTCATCGACGAGGCCGGCTCGCGGATGCGCATCCGCCGCATGACCGCGCCGCCGGACCTGCGCGAGTACGACGAGAAGATCGCCAACGTGCGCCGCGACAAGGAGTCCGCGATCGACGCGCAGGACTTCGAGAAGGCGGCCGCCCTCCGCGACCAGGAGAAGCAGCTCCAGCTCAAGCGCGAGCGCCGGGAGAAGGAGTGGAAGGCCGGCGACATGGACGTCGTGGCCGAGGTCACCCAGGAGCTCATCGCCGAGGTCCTGGCGACGGCCACCGGCATCCCGGTCTTCAAGCTGACCGAGGAGGAGTCGCAGCGCCTGCTCCGCATGGAGGACGAGCTCCACAAGCGGATCATCGGCCAGGACGACGCCATCAAGGGCCTGTCGCGCTCCATCCGGCGCACCCGCGCCGGTCTGAAGGACCCGCGCCGTCCCGGTGGCTCGTTCATCTTCGCCGGCCCGTCCGGCGTCGGTAAGACCGAGCTGTCCAAGGCGCTCGCGGAGTTCCTCTTCGGCGACGAGGACGCGCTGATCAGCCTGGACATGTCGGAGTTCATGGAGAAGCACACCGTCTCCCGGCTGTTCGGCTCGCCTCCCGGCTACGTCGGCTACGAGGAGGGCGGCCAGCTCACCGAGAAGGTGCGGCGCAAGCCGTTCTCCGTGGTCCTGTTCGACGAGATCGAGAAGGCCCACCCTGACATCTTCAACTCGCTGCTGCAGATTCTGGAGGACGGTCGCCTGACCGACGCCCAGGGTCGGGTGGTCGACTTCAAGAACACGGTCATCATCATGACCACCAACCTCGGCACCCGTGACATCTCCAAGGGCATCGGGGTCGGGTTCGCGAAGTCCAACGACACCGAGTCCAACTACGAGCGGATGAAGGCGAAGGTCCAGGAGGAGCTGAAGCAGCACTTCCGGCCCGAGTTCCTCAACCGTGTCGACGACATCGTGGTCTTCCACCAGCTCACCCCGGTCGAGATCATCCAGATCGTGGATCTGATGCTCGCCCAGGTCGACGCCCGGCTGAAGGACCGCGACATGGGGCTCGACGTCTCGCCCGAGGCCAAGCAGCTGCTGGCCGACCGCGGTTACGACCCGGTCATGGGCGCCCGGCCGCTCCGCCGGACCATCCAGCGCGAGCTCGAGGACTCCCTGTCGGAGAAGATCCTCTACGGCGAGCTCCGTCCGGGGCAGGTCGTGAAGGTGACGATCGAGGGCGAGGGCGACGAGGCCAAGTTCATCTTCAAGGGCGAGTCGTCCTCGAAGGTCCCGGACTCGGCGGCGGCCATCGCGGCTCCGATCCAGCACTGA
- a CDS encoding histone-like nucleoid-structuring protein Lsr2 yields MAKQIQEILIDDLDGGEANETVSFAIDGSSYEIDLSDLNAKKLRDALSPFVQHARRAGATSTRRRGRSGNRAMSREKSSEIRQWAKAHGLPVSERGRIASTVVEKYEAAH; encoded by the coding sequence ATGGCCAAGCAGATCCAGGAGATTCTCATCGATGACCTCGATGGGGGCGAGGCCAATGAGACGGTCAGCTTCGCTATTGACGGCTCCTCCTATGAGATTGACCTCAGCGACCTTAACGCCAAGAAGCTGAGGGACGCGCTCTCGCCTTTCGTGCAGCACGCGCGCCGGGCGGGCGCCACCTCCACGCGTCGCCGCGGCCGTAGCGGCAACCGTGCGATGAGCCGCGAGAAGAGCTCGGAGATCCGGCAGTGGGCCAAGGCCCACGGTCTGCCGGTCAGCGAGCGTGGCCGTATCGCCTCCACCGTCGTCGAGAAGTACGAGGCGGCTCACTGA
- a CDS encoding RDD family protein: MAGTAPRADTRPAEWWERLGARLIEGLVFGVIYYILFITLWGVFRTVGVLEAFGGRLPGMGAWLAAGAAYTGYDWWAHSRGGRTFGKTIMRIHLVPDEPAPGAALKRALVYPGPLMLVGIPVVNLLAGMLLFGVGLLILIDKPLERGPHDRLAGTRVVKDLR, from the coding sequence ATGGCCGGGACGGCGCCGCGAGCGGACACGCGGCCGGCGGAATGGTGGGAACGACTCGGTGCCCGGCTGATTGAGGGTCTCGTCTTCGGGGTCATCTATTACATTCTGTTCATCACGCTCTGGGGCGTCTTTCGAACTGTCGGCGTCCTGGAGGCGTTCGGCGGGCGGCTGCCCGGCATGGGCGCCTGGCTGGCCGCCGGAGCCGCTTATACGGGCTACGACTGGTGGGCCCATTCCCGGGGCGGCCGCACGTTCGGCAAGACGATCATGCGGATTCACCTGGTCCCGGACGAGCCGGCGCCCGGCGCGGCGCTGAAACGGGCGCTGGTCTATCCGGGCCCGCTCATGCTGGTGGGCATTCCGGTGGTCAATCTCCTGGCCGGAATGTTGCTGTTCGGCGTGGGCCTGCTCATCCTGATCGACAAGCCGCTGGAGCGCGGTCCGCACGACCGGCTGGCCGGAACGCGCGTGGTAAAAGATCTTCGCTGA
- a CDS encoding RDD family protein, with protein MSTGQPPYPQDESGENSAPGNPQYGQPPYGQQNQGRHPGEPDPDATVVGYRADDAFGGQSPYGQQQGQYGQQGQQGQYGQQPQQGQQGYGQQGQYGQQQQQYGQQPQSQPGYGQQQGYGQQPQYGQQPQSQPDYGQQGYGQQQYGQQQGYGQQPGSQPGYGQQPSSGQYGTQPDYGQQGYGQQQYGQQPQSQPDYGQYGQQPQSQPDYGQGYGQQQQSQPGYGQPGQYAQPGQYGDQQYGQQQYGQQGYGPQQYGQPGYGQPGYGPGPVGVQPPGAPAPLAEWWQRLVARLIDGVILAIINFVVGLILGIFFVASYSSLDGSTSGIGSSFLASILAAVVAGLLWIAYDYFLLKMSGQTVGKMVMGIKVVPVGQPMPVKGLSNDAALKRAGGTWGWWVLNAIPILGWLFAYAGVAVNGASQLWDKPLQQTFADKFARTVVVKIK; from the coding sequence GTGAGCACCGGACAGCCGCCGTATCCGCAAGACGAATCCGGCGAGAACTCCGCGCCTGGCAATCCCCAGTACGGCCAGCCCCCCTACGGCCAGCAGAACCAGGGCCGCCACCCCGGCGAGCCCGACCCTGACGCCACGGTCGTCGGCTACCGCGCCGACGACGCCTTCGGCGGCCAGTCCCCCTACGGCCAGCAGCAAGGTCAGTACGGCCAGCAGGGACAGCAGGGGCAGTACGGCCAGCAGCCCCAGCAGGGGCAGCAGGGCTACGGCCAGCAGGGGCAGTACGGCCAGCAGCAGCAGCAGTACGGCCAGCAGCCGCAGTCCCAGCCCGGCTACGGCCAGCAGCAGGGCTACGGCCAGCAGCCCCAGTACGGGCAGCAGCCGCAGTCCCAGCCGGACTACGGCCAGCAGGGCTACGGCCAGCAGCAGTACGGCCAGCAGCAGGGCTACGGCCAGCAGCCCGGCTCCCAGCCGGGTTACGGCCAGCAGCCGTCCTCGGGCCAGTACGGCACGCAGCCCGACTACGGCCAGCAGGGCTACGGCCAGCAGCAGTACGGCCAGCAGCCCCAGTCGCAGCCGGACTACGGCCAGTACGGCCAGCAGCCGCAGTCCCAGCCGGACTACGGCCAGGGCTACGGCCAGCAGCAGCAGTCGCAGCCCGGCTACGGCCAGCCCGGCCAGTACGCCCAGCCGGGCCAATACGGCGACCAGCAGTACGGCCAGCAGCAGTACGGCCAGCAGGGCTACGGCCCGCAGCAGTACGGTCAGCCCGGCTACGGCCAGCCCGGTTACGGCCCCGGGCCGGTGGGCGTCCAGCCTCCCGGCGCGCCCGCCCCGCTCGCCGAGTGGTGGCAGCGCCTGGTGGCCAGGCTCATCGACGGCGTCATCCTGGCGATCATCAACTTCGTCGTCGGCCTGATCCTGGGCATCTTCTTCGTGGCCAGCTACAGCTCGCTCGACGGCAGCACCAGCGGGATCGGCTCGTCCTTCCTGGCGAGCATCCTGGCGGCCGTCGTGGCGGGTCTGCTCTGGATCGCCTACGACTACTTCCTGCTGAAGATGAGCGGGCAGACCGTCGGCAAGATGGTGATGGGCATCAAGGTGGTCCCCGTGGGCCAGCCGATGCCGGTCAAGGGCCTGTCCAACGACGCCGCGCTCAAGCGGGCCGGCGGCACGTGGGGCTGGTGGGTGCTGAACGCGATCCCGATCCTCGGCTGGCTGTTCGCCTACGCCGGTGTCGCGGTCAACGGCGCCTCCCAGCTCTGGGACAAGCCGCTGCAGCAGACGTTCGCCGACAAGTTCGCGCGCACGGTGGTCGTGAAGATCAAATAG
- a CDS encoding amino-acid N-acetyltransferase codes for MEQVAELTVPETAVVVRRARTPDVREIRRLVDTYAGAGPRLLEKTTVTLYEDVQEFWVADLGGRVAGCGALHVLWEDLAEVRTVAVDPECRGKGIGHRIVEALIQQAKDLGLRRVFCLTFEVDFFARHGFRPIQGTPVSPEVYAELLASYDEGVAEFLDLEHVKPNTLGNTRMLLHLTSGDADLDHLER; via the coding sequence ATGGAGCAGGTGGCCGAACTGACAGTGCCCGAGACCGCGGTGGTGGTCCGGCGTGCCCGCACGCCCGACGTCCGCGAGATCAGGCGCCTGGTCGACACCTACGCGGGCGCGGGTCCCCGGCTCCTGGAGAAGACCACGGTGACGCTGTACGAGGACGTACAGGAGTTCTGGGTGGCCGACCTCGGCGGGCGGGTCGCCGGCTGCGGCGCCCTCCACGTCCTGTGGGAGGACCTCGCCGAGGTCCGCACGGTCGCCGTCGATCCGGAGTGCCGGGGCAAGGGCATCGGCCACCGGATCGTCGAGGCACTCATACAGCAGGCGAAGGATCTGGGTCTGCGACGTGTATTCTGTCTGACTTTTGAGGTCGACTTCTTCGCGAGACACGGCTTCCGTCCCATCCAGGGGACACCGGTCTCACCCGAGGTCTACGCAGAACTGCTGGCCTCGTACGACGAGGGAGTGGCGGAGTTCCTCGACCTGGAGCACGTCAAGCCGAACACCCTGGGCAACACCCGCATGCTGCTCCATCTGACATCGGGTGACGCGGACCTTGACCACTTGGAAAGGTGA
- a CDS encoding C40 family peptidase yields MKRTRTRGDNRSAGGDARPVERFRRPFRLGAAAVAVAALLTSVTGAPASAEPKPSLKELSDKVEKLHVQIETLTEQYNGQREKYKTAKKAADAAQKTLADSQADLAAKRAKAVMLAQNAYITGGLSRTLAFTQSENPEQFLDRAATTYALETQQSEEVNQLLKAMDAATRAQAGAKTRMEELRRIVADLDSKRDKITGLVAKAESSLYRRALGEAGQPGTRAVRVNLPIPGTGKAAEAARWALTQQLKPYVWGAEGPSSYDCSGLVMAAFQRVGISLPHYTGDQWTAGRHISREELRPGDLVFFYSDLHHVGIYIGGGMMVHAPRTGDVVRVASLANRPFAGAVRIAD; encoded by the coding sequence GTGAAGCGCACGCGCACGCGTGGGGACAACAGGTCGGCGGGCGGGGACGCCCGCCCCGTGGAACGGTTCCGGCGGCCGTTCCGCCTCGGAGCGGCGGCCGTCGCGGTCGCCGCGCTCCTGACCTCCGTCACCGGCGCCCCGGCGTCCGCGGAGCCCAAGCCTTCGCTCAAGGAGCTGTCCGACAAGGTCGAGAAGCTGCACGTGCAGATCGAGACGCTGACGGAGCAGTACAACGGCCAGCGGGAGAAGTACAAGACCGCCAAGAAGGCCGCCGACGCCGCGCAGAAGACGCTCGCCGACAGCCAGGCCGATCTCGCCGCCAAGCGCGCCAAGGCGGTCATGCTCGCCCAGAACGCCTACATCACCGGCGGCCTCAGCCGCACCCTCGCCTTCACGCAGTCGGAGAACCCCGAGCAGTTCCTCGACCGGGCCGCCACCACGTACGCGCTGGAGACCCAGCAGAGCGAAGAGGTCAACCAGTTGCTCAAGGCCATGGACGCGGCCACCCGCGCCCAGGCCGGCGCCAAGACCCGCATGGAGGAGCTGCGCCGCATCGTCGCCGACCTCGACTCCAAGCGCGACAAGATCACCGGCCTGGTGGCCAAGGCCGAGAGCAGCCTCTACCGGCGCGCGCTCGGCGAGGCCGGGCAGCCGGGCACCCGCGCGGTGCGCGTCAACCTGCCCATCCCCGGCACCGGCAAGGCGGCCGAGGCCGCGAGGTGGGCGCTCACGCAGCAGCTCAAGCCGTACGTGTGGGGCGCCGAGGGGCCGAGCTCCTACGACTGCTCGGGGCTGGTCATGGCCGCCTTCCAGCGTGTGGGCATCTCCCTGCCGCACTACACCGGCGACCAGTGGACGGCCGGCCGGCACATCTCGCGGGAGGAGCTGCGCCCCGGCGACCTGGTCTTCTTCTACAGCGACCTGCACCACGTCGGCATCTACATCGGCGGCGGCATGATGGTGCACGCCCCGCGTACGGGTGACGTGGTCCGGGTGGCCTCCCTCGCGAACCGGCCCTTCGCCGGCGCGGTCCGCATCGCCGACTGA
- a CDS encoding LuxR C-terminal-related transcriptional regulator, which produces MEVLEGVELSHADLALLGELAKGVTVDRVGRRLDISGRTVRRRLRCICDRIGVATAIEAVAWAARRQLI; this is translated from the coding sequence ATGGAAGTGCTCGAAGGCGTTGAGCTGAGCCACGCGGATCTGGCTTTACTCGGCGAGCTGGCCAAAGGCGTCACGGTAGATCGGGTGGGCAGACGTCTGGACATCAGCGGACGTACGGTACGCCGTCGGTTGCGCTGCATCTGCGACCGCATCGGCGTGGCCACGGCCATCGAGGCGGTCGCCTGGGCGGCGCGCCGACAGCTCATCTGA